In the genome of Phlebotomus papatasi isolate M1 chromosome 2, Ppap_2.1, whole genome shotgun sequence, one region contains:
- the LOC129804979 gene encoding transcription initiation factor TFIID subunit 4-like: protein MASAVTDVETSAPLNDVRESQSQLNAPGAAQTAGQSGIVSGIVSNGGAVYGETPHKLQHGIVVSESGKSASVSNNNNNYTVSGGKRVCEQFLGGEGAPVANPESTGPLVSNMPKNSNEPVKVVYPTGGGHGQTSAPTVLNMNNRVTFTGQTLPNGTISLSPITTQATIMQTTANAKGPQTSQNQQSQPSQSQSTIVIKNQVSMAPGITSAPPGMVTMTKTINQATTQNIVATPTMLPASVQIVNMRPGTPSQAQQKSVAAIPPRVVLGGTQMLGARPANSAITLSALQNLNAGQSGPALLLKTETGQYQLLRVGPAPATPVTPTLGATAASANQTIRLQTVPAQTLTTTTANIVVNTTASTAISAQQSQILSTQTSQVPPPVASVAPVPALATQNATTAAVVVTANATPTNQNLHNTKEKCRKFLANLLELSSREPKTVEKNVRTLIQELIDANVEPEEFCDRLERLLNASPQPCLIGFLKKSLPLLRQSLVKKELVIEGIKPPPHNVAFSGTTTITTNIPATVRPIGQTIVSGVASLPTQVRMVTPTGPRPMQTTITRHSAPVRIQTPISATGPRITGGTVAQIRPGANAIVQTAGAIQSTPPALHPVSSTPTQTVFSPAAQIRTPTTITRPQSGVHIRTTAPVVRTPGASATKGGATQIKIGATQIKQISPSTGSAASTVTVLNSSSSSASSGGQVTKTVTVKSQSAAQAQKSAAAAAKDKEKKAANFYQQSSLSMSSSMYGDDDINDVAAMGGVNLAEETQRILGSTELIGTQIRSCKDEVFLHLPALQNVMRTIVAKHGLEEPSNEVAVLISHATQEHLKNIVEKLAVIAEHRIDVIKLDPRYEVTKDVRGQIKFLEELDKAEQKRHEEQEREMLLRAAKSRSKTEDPEQAKLKAKAKEMQRAEMEELRQRDANLTALQAIGPRKKPRLDGEVSSTAVAGASGVGATGLASTPLRPRIKRVNMRDMLFYLEQERDTCRSTMLYKAYLK from the exons ATGGCGTCAGCAGTCACAGACGTTGAGACATCAGCGCCCCTGAACGACGTCCGGGAGTCCCAGTCGCAGCTAAACGCACCGGGGGCGGCCCAGACAGCCGGCCAGAGTGGCATAGTGAGTGGGATTGTGTCAAACGGGGGCGCCGTATATGGTGAGACTCCGCACAAACTGCAACATGGAATTGTCGTGAGTGAGAGTGGGAAGAGTGCAAGTGTGTCCAATAATAACAACAATTACACCGTAAGCGGTGGAAAGAGAGTGTGTGAACAGTTTTTGGGTGGTGAGGGGGCACCTGTCGCAAATCCCGAATCGACAGGGCCACTTGTGTCGAATATGCCAAAGAATAGCAATGAGCCGGTGAAGGTTGTGTACCCCACAGGCGGCGGCCACGGCCAAACCTCCGCCCCAACAGTGCTTAACATGAACAATCGTGTGACATTCACGGGCCAGACTTTGCCGAACGGGACAATAAGTCTCTCCCCAATCACAACACAGGCAACAATTATGCAGACAACGGCCAATGCCAAAGGGCCCCAGACATCGCAGAATCAACAATCCCAACCATCTCAGTCACAGTCGACGATAGTTATTAAGAATCAAGTCAGCATGGCGCCAGGGATCACCTCAGCGCCACCCGGAATGGTCACAATGACCAAGACAATCAATCag GCCACAACGCAGAACATCGTGGCCACTCCAACAATGCTACCCGCCAGTGTACAGATAGTCAATATGCGTCCGGGTACGCCGTCGCAGGCACAGCAAAAGTCCGTGGCTGCCATTCCGCCCAGAGTTGTTCTCGGGGGCACGCAGATGCTGGGCGCCAGACCCGCCAATTCAGCT ATCACTCTGAGTGCTCTGCAGAACTTGAATGCTGGACAATCGGGTCCGGCGCTGCTGCTGAAGACGGAAACTGGTCAGTATCAATTGTTACGCGTGGGACCAGCACCTGCGACTCCTGTGACGCCCACGTTGGGCGCCACGGCGGCGTCTGCCAATCAAACGATCCGCTTGCAAACCGTCCCGGCT CAAACATTGACGACAACAACGGCCAATATTGTCGTAAATACGACGGCATCGACGGCAATTTCGGCGCAACAGTCGCAAATCCTGTCCACGCAGACATCACAAGTTCCTCCACCTGTTGCCTCCGTGGCTCCTGTGCCAGCGCTGGCCACGCAAAATGCAACAACAGCGGCTGTTGTTGTGACGGCAAATGCGACGCCgacaaatcaaaatttacacaaTACCAAAGAGAAATGTCGCAAATTTTTGGCCAATCTCCTGGAATTGTCGAGTCGTGAGCCGAAAACTGTGGAGAAAAATGTCAGGACACTGATACAGGAGTTGATTGATGCCAATGTGGAGCCAGAGGAGTTTTGCGATCGTCTCGAGCGTCTCCTCAATGCAAGCCCACAGCCTTGTCTTATTGGATTTCTCAAG AAAAGTCTCCCACTCTTGAGACAGTCCCTGGTGAAGAAGGAATTGGTGATTGAGGGTATCAAGCCACCTCCTCACAACGTGGCATTTTCAGGGACAACGACAATTACTACAAATATTCCG GCGACTGTACGTCCAATTGGTCAGACGATCGTGTCGGGCGTCGCATCGCTTCCCACGCAGGTGAGAATGGTGACACCGACGGGACCGCGTCCAATGCAGACGACCATCACGAGACACAGTGCACCAGTTCGGATCCAGACGCCAATCAGTGCAACAGGGCCACGGATAACGGGAGGAACTGTAGCACAGATTCGTCCAGGAGCCAATGCCATTGTCCAGACGGCAGGAGCTATACAGTCGACTCCACCGGCTCTACATCCTGTCAGTTCGACTCCTACCCAGACAGTGTTCTCCCCAGCGGCTCAG ATCCGGACACCGACCACGATCACGCGTCCTCAGTCAGGGGTTCATATTCGCACGACGGCTCCGGTGGTGCGAACCCCGGGCGCTAGTGCCACAAAAGGCGGGGCCACACAGATCAAAATTGGTGCTACGCAAATTAAGCAAATCAGCCCAAGTACTGGCTCAGCGGCATCCACGGTTACTGTGCTCAATAGCAGTAGTAGCAGTGCGAGTTCCGGTGGTCAGGTCACGAAGACAGTCACTGTGAAGTCCCAGAGTGCGGCTCAGGCGCAAAAGAGCGCCGCGGCGGCGGCTAAGGATAAGGAGAAGAAGGCAGCCAATTTCTATCAGCAATCATCACTGTCAATGTCCTCCTCCATGTACGGTGATGATGATATCAATGATGTGGCTGCGATGGGAGGAGTGAATCTGGCTGAGGAGACGCAGCGTATTCTGGGCTCCACGGAGCTCATTGGCACGCAGATTAGATCGTGCAAGGATGAGGTGTTTCTGCATCTGCCGGCATTGCAGAATGTCATGAGGACAATTGTGGCGAAGCATGGCCTCGAGGAGCCCAGCAATGAAGTGGCTGTTCTCATTTCGCACGCCACGCAGGAGCACCTCAAGAACATTGTTGAAAAGTTGGCTGTGATTGCCGAGCACAGAATTGACGTTATCAAG CTCGATCCTCGGTACGAAGTGACGAAAGATGTGAGAGGGCAAATAAAATTCCTGGAGGAACTGGATAAGGCGGAACAGAAGCGTCATGAAGAGCAGGAGCGTGAAATGTTGCTGAGAGCTGCCAAATCGAGATCGAAAACAGAAGATCCAGAACAGGCTAAACTCAAAGCAAAG gcgaAGGAGATGCAAAGGGCAGAGATGGAGGAATTGCGACAGCGAGATGCCAATCTGACAGCCCTGCAGGCAATAGGACCAAGGAAAAAGCCTCGTCTCGATGGGGAAGTTTCTTCAACAGCTGtg GCGGGTGCTTCTGGTGTGGGAGCCACTGGTTTAGCCTCCACACCACTTCGTCCACGGATAAAGCGTGTCAACATGCGCGATATGCTGTTCTATTTGGAACAGGAAAGGGATACATGTAGGAGTACAATGCTTTACAAAGCTTACCTCAAGTGA
- the LOC129804981 gene encoding uncharacterized protein LOC129804981 has translation MPKKLGYSEEALKNALDAVKAGESSRKASAKYGVPKSTLNDKLSGKQAEEKFIGKPVLGQEKESQLVEWIVKRAESGFPVVKSELQDTIRIMLKNEKMKAPFTNSRPGRFWFKGFLRRNPEVSLRVVQNLTERRAKITKENLDSWFLEVREYLTSKGLTEIAPNRIFNCDESGFAMSPKGAKVLAKKGAKSVHGVSYANDHENITCLFMASADGDMPPPLVLFSYKRVPGLLAKTAPDGWAIGSSNKGWMTGECFYEYIVNTFYPWLIKNKVQLPVVLYVDGHKSHLTLPLSEFCSNHGIEVCSINFFKLSEIILIDSFLDYCAFSKCYPCHPAP, from the coding sequence ATGCCTAAGAAACTTGGATATTCAGAggaagctctgaaaaatgcgctGGATGCCGTGAAGGCTGGTGAGTCCTCTCGAAAAGCATCCGCAAAGTACGGCGTGCCCAAGTCGACCCTGAATGACAAACTCTCAGGAAAACAAGCAGAAGAAAAATTCATTGGCAAACCTGTACTGGGTCAAGAAAAAGAATCTCAACTTGTGGAATGGATTGTGAAACGAGCCGAATCCGGATTTCCTGTCGTTAAATCCGAGCTCCAGGATACGATCAGGATTatgttgaaaaatgaaaagatgaAGGCTCCCTTCACTAACAGTCGCCCTGGAAGGTTCTGGTTTAAAGGGTTTTTAAGAAGAAATCCAGAAGTTTCTCTCCGAGTGGTCCAGAATTTAACCGAAAGGCGGGCAAAAATAACAAAGGAAAACTTGGATTCGTGGTTTCTGGAGGTTCGTGAATACCTTACGAGCAAGGGGCTCACGGAAATTGCGCCAAACCGCATCTTTAATTGTGATGAGTCGGGATTTGCAATGTCTCCAAAGGGAGCAAAAGTGTTGGCAAAGAAAGGAGCCAAGTCAGTCCATGGAGTTTCTTATGCAAATGATCATGAGAATATTACTTGCCTATTTATGGCATCCGCTGACGGAGACATGCCACCTCCTCTAGTGCTTTTCTCATATAAAAGAGTGCCTGGACTTTTGGCCAAAACTGCTCCTGATGGTTGGGCAATTGGCAGTTCGAATAAGGGATGGATGACGGGAGAATGTTTTTACGAGTACATCGTAAATACATTTTATCCATGGCTGATTAAGAACAAAGTTCAACTTCCAGTGGTATTGTACGTAGACGGGCACAAATCTCACCTGACATTACCACTAAGTGAGTTCTGTTCTAATCACGGTATTGAGGTATgttcaattaatttctttaaattatctGAAATAATTCTAATAGATTCTTTTTTAGATTATTGTGCTTTTTCCAAATGCTACCCATGTCATCCAGCCCCTTGA